The Parabacteroides sp. AD58 genome includes a window with the following:
- a CDS encoding GtrA family protein encodes MKTVRQAIKYGIVGVSNTLITAVVIWILMKVAHCSDVLSNVVGYIAGVVNSFVWNKQWTFQSHAGWVKSAVRFGLVFGICYLLQLGFLFLLNAWLPIDPYYNQLIAMAFYTVINFIFNKVYTFKE; translated from the coding sequence ATGAAGACGGTCAGGCAGGCGATTAAGTATGGCATTGTGGGTGTGAGCAACACCCTGATTACAGCCGTGGTGATATGGATATTGATGAAGGTCGCGCATTGTTCGGATGTGCTGTCGAACGTGGTGGGCTATATAGCCGGCGTCGTCAACAGCTTTGTCTGGAACAAGCAGTGGACATTCCAGAGCCATGCCGGATGGGTGAAAAGTGCCGTCCGCTTCGGACTGGTGTTCGGCATCTGTTATCTCCTGCAATTGGGATTTCTCTTCCTGCTGAATGCCTGGCTTCCTATTGATCCGTATTATAATCAGTTAATAGCGATGGCTTTTTATACAGTCATCAATTTTATCTTTAACAAAGTCTATACATTTAAAGAGTAA